GAGCGAGCAGATCCGCACGACCCTGGCCAAGGCCAAGGAGCTTCGGCCGGTGGCGGAGAAGATGATCACCCGGGGCAAGCGGGACACGGTCCACGCGCGCCGCATGGTGCGCCAGTGGGTGCCCGATCGCACGCATGTGAAGAAGCTCTTCGACGAGATCGCGCCGCGCTTCGCGGATCGCTCGGGCGGTTACACGCGAATCACGAAACTGGGTCCGCGCAAGGGCGACGGGGCGGAGATGGCGATTCTGGAGCTGGTGGAGAAGGGCGAGGAGTAAAGGTGCGCCGGCTGACGCCGGCGGTCTGCAAAGGTGAACGCCGGCGGGAACGCCGGCGTTTTCTGTGGTATGTCATTCAAAGGCGGAGCCGAAGAATCCCGAGTCCCGGCGTGGCTCTGTGCTACCGGTACCGATCGAAGGCCGCCGGTGCCTCCTTTCGCTCGCACGGAGAGGCTTCGCTTCAGGAGGCACGCGGCCGGCCTTTCAGCCGCGAGCCGGCAAGTTTCAGAGTGTCATTCTGAGGCGAAGCCGAAGAATCCCGATCCCTCGGTGCCCCTCGTTGTGCTACCGACAGTAGCCCGCCGATGCCTCTCTTCCTTCGCTAGAGGCTCACTCCGAGAGGTATGCGGCCGGTGCCTTCGGGGACACGATTCCTTCGTGTCCCCTCCGGCTGGTTTTCGACGCCGTGGGCAGTCCCGACGGCCTGCGTACCTACTCCCCCCCAGCCTC
The bacterium genome window above contains:
- the rplQ gene encoding 50S ribosomal protein L17, producing the protein MRHGVHGRKLSRTSAHRKAMFRNQLASLIQSEQIRTTLAKAKELRPVAEKMITRGKRDTVHARRMVRQWVPDRTHVKKLFDEIAPRFADRSGGYTRITKLGPRKGDGAEMAILELVEKGEE